Proteins found in one Magnolia sinica isolate HGM2019 chromosome 5, MsV1, whole genome shotgun sequence genomic segment:
- the LOC131246867 gene encoding F-box/kelch-repeat protein At3g27150 — protein sequence MMHSQNAGSLDTVEPQDADYSYVPSLSDDLALLILARVPLSEHAKLCFVNQRYLSLLRNGELYKIRKEMGIREPSVFLLASGESRWRALDPRLGSCRDLPELPSDWCFTSGDKESFCVGTHLLVSGRELEGLVIWRYELLANRWFRGPPMIGPRCLFASASCGDFACVAGGIRSEGLRAIEVLNSAEKYNPHTRSWELLPNMLRQRKMCSGCYMDGKFYVIGGVDERNRDLTCGEFYDMERNVWDLVPDMINVTPGFARSPPLVAVVNNELYLLDAPSNQLKVYLKGSNSWRELGPVPVRADDRGGWGVAFKSLGNELLVMGSAQNAPGIRVMTICTCCPNPGSNNLQWQVRRSNGHHSSPFVFNCSVMVA from the coding sequence ATGATGCATAGTCAAAATGCTGGTTCCTTGGACACTGTCGAACCTCAGGATGCAGATTATTCCTATGTCCCGTCTCTCAGCGATGATCTTGCGCTGCTGATCTTGGCTCGGGTCCCACTTTCAGAGCACGCAAAGCTCTGCTTCGTGAACCAGCGTTATCTTAGTTTGTTGAGGAACGGGGAGTTGTACAAGATCCGGAAAGAGATGGGAATCAGAGAGCCATCGGTATTCTTGCTAGCAAGTGGGGAGTCCCGTTGGCGAGCTCTTGATCCCCGCCTTGGCTCTTGCAGGGATCTTCCTGAGTTGCCTTCCGATTGGTGCTTTACATCTGGGGACAAGGAGTCTTTCTGTGTGGGAACTCACCTTTTAGTTTCGGGTAGGGAGCTTGAAGGATTGGTCATCTGGCGATATGAATTGTTGGCAAACAGATGGTTCAGGGGCCCACCGATGATTGGCCCAAGATGCTTGTTTGCTTCTGCCAGCTGCGGTGACTTTGCTTGTGTAGCAGGTGGAATTAGGAGTGAAGGATTAAGGGCAATAGAGGTCTTGAATTCAGCTGAGAAATATAACCCACATACGAGATCGTGGGAACTGCTTCCTAATATGCTCCGTCAGAGGAAGATGTGCTCTGGATGTTACATGGATGGTAAGTTCTATGTGATTGGTGGGGTGGACGAGCGTAACAGAGACCTCACATGTGGTGAATTTTACGACATGGAAAGGAATGTGTGGGACCTGGTTCCTGATATGATAAATGTCACCCCAGGTTTTGCTCGATCACCCCCACTTGTTGCTGTTGTGAATAACGAGCTTTATTTGCTTGATGCACCTTCAAACCAGCTGAAGGTGTATTTGAAAGGAAGCAATTCATGGAGGGAGTTAGGACCTGTGCCAGTGAGAGCAGACGATAGAGGAGGTTGGGGAGTGGCATTCAAGTCCTTGGGCAATGAGCTACTTGTCATGGGCAGTGCACAGAATGCTCCCGGAATCCGTGTGATGACCATATGTACTTGCTGCCCCAATCCAGGTTCCAACAATTTGCAATGGCAGGTTCGTAGAAGCAACGGTCATCATTCAAGCCCCTTCGTTTTCAATTGTTCGGTGATGgtagcttga
- the LOC131246869 gene encoding large ribosomal subunit protein uL22y yields MVKYSREPDNPTKSCKARGSDLRVHFKNTRETAHAIRKLPLVKAKRYLEDVIAHKQAIPFRRFCRGVGRTAQAKNRHPNGQGRWPAKSAKFILDLLKNAESNADVKGLDVDTLFVSHVQVNQAQKQRRRTYRAHGRINPYMSSPCHIELILSEKEEPVKKEPDTQLAPRKPKKAQALRSGDSS; encoded by the exons atg GTGAAGTATTCGAGGGAACCCGACAATCCGACCAAGT CCTGCAAGGCCAGGGGATCGGATCTGAGGGTTCACTTCAAG AATACCAGGGAGACTGCCCATGCAATTAGAAAGTTGCCCCTAGTGAAGGCGAAAAGGTATCTCGAGGATGTAATCGCTCATAAACAAGCCATCCCCTTCCGGCGATTTTGTCGGGGTGTTGGCCGTACTGCCCAAGCAAAGAACCGCCATCCAAACGGGCAGGGCCGCTGGCCAGCAAAATCTGCAAAATTCATCCTGGACTTGCTCAAGAATGCTGAGAGCAACGCCGAT GTGAAAGGTTTGGATGTGGACACGCTGTTTGTTTCTCACGTCCAGGTGAACCAAGCCCAGAAGCAGAGGCGCCGAACGTACCGTGCTCATGGAAGGATTAACC CCTATATGTCATCACCTTGTCATATTGAGTTGATTTTGTCTGAGAAGGAAGAACCTGTCAAGAAGGAG CCTGATACTCAGTTGGCTCCAAGGAAACCCAAGAAAGCTCAAGCTCTTCGCAGCGGGGATtcatcttaa